In Lineus longissimus chromosome 13, tnLinLong1.2, whole genome shotgun sequence, one genomic interval encodes:
- the LOC135497694 gene encoding putative nuclease HARBI1 has protein sequence MFMPVREVKVYKSRIDRAEINPATYRKLFRFGKDNVEWLAQTFLPETVETRGGCLSPVERMEATLHYLAAPGYQTTVAEVMGITQPTVSMYVASTLDFISEQHPRWITFPSSNADLARAKELWAEKLGFPFTLGAIDCTHVRIDKPHGRFGDDFINRKNFASFNVQATCYEKCTFTSVDVVWPGSVHDSRIFQTSDLHRKVARNVQGSLGDSGYGIAPYMMTPYSNPNTAAERHFNREHARNRVVIEQAFGQLKRRFPILRYGIRLKLANAPKCIIACVVLHNVAKSLNDSDDFGDDEEEEAEDGVEPEAADAPLAVRQIRLQGQQRRQEVTAILYERRVQNV, from the coding sequence ATGTTCATGCCCGTAAGAGAAGTGAAGGTTTATAAGAGTCGGATAGATCGAGCTGAGATAAATCCAGCGACTTACCGCAAGTTATTTCGATTTGGGAAGGATAATGTTGAATGGCTTGCACAAACTTTTCTACCTGAAACCGTCGAGACTCGTGGCGGATGTCTGTCTCCAGTGGAACGCATGGAGGCAACTTTGCATTATTTGGCAGCTCCTGGATACCAGACTACTGTTGCAGAGGTGATGGGCATAACGCAGCCAACGGTATCGATGTACGTTGCGAGTACCTTGGATTTCATATCGGAACAGCACCCAAGGTGGATAACGTTTCCTAGTTCAAATGCAGATTTGGCGCGGGCAAAGGAACTTTGGGCAGAAAAGCTTGGTTTTCCATTCACACTGGGAGCTATCGATTGCACGCATGTACGCATTGATAAGCCACACGGCCGATTTGGAGATGACTTCATCAATCGAAAGAACTTTGCGTCATTTAATGTTCAGGCGACATGTTATGAAAAGTGTACCTTCACGAGTGTTGATGTCGTATGGCCAGGGTCTGTGCACGATTCTCGAATATTCCAAACATCGGACCTGCACAGGAAAGTTGCAAGGAATGTACAAGGGAGTCTTGGCGATTCAGGATATGGAATAGCCCCATACATGATGACACCATACAGTAACCCAAATACTGCAGCTGAGAGACATTTCAACCGAGAACATGCAAGAAATCGTGTGGTCATCGAGCAAGCCTTTGGACAATTAAAACGACGTTTTCCGATACTGCGTTATGGCATTCGTCTCAAACTGGCAAACGCTCCAAAATGCATCATTGCTTGTGTTGTATTGCACAATGTCGCAAAGTCACTTAATGACTCAGATGATTTcggtgatgatgaagaggaagaggCTGAGGATGGTGTAGAACCCGAGGCTGCAGATGCTCCTTTGGCTGTACGCCAAATTCGATTGCAAGGTCAGCAAAGGCGGCAAGAGGTCACCGCCATTCTTTACGAGAGACGTGTTCAGAACGTGTAA
- the LOC135497692 gene encoding uncharacterized protein LOC135497692, protein MAPLPEERVNVSPPFTNIGVDYAGPLYVREVHVSGKHGAGSNKAYILIFTCMATRAVHLELTANLTTEEFLQALRRMMNRRGKCCTIYSDNAKTFESAASLLYRLFHNNARIKDKLRLEGIEWKFITPRAPWHGGFYERLVGSVKRALSKILRKASLTFTELQTVLTDAEAQINSRPLSDISADKEDPLPLTPGHLIIGRNLQLLPSVYKPELSLERRWAYQQRISKQFWKRWTSEYLVELQRRSKWTEIRDNLQEGDIVLVAEDNIRKLDGALGRVMATHPGRDGLVRSVTVKTKRGLMRRPIQKLRLLEPAE, encoded by the coding sequence ATGGCGCCGTTGCCAGAGGAAAGGGTTAATGTATCGCCACCATTTACCAACATTGGAGTGGACTATGCTGGACCACTCTATGTTAGAGAAGTACATGTCAGTGGAAAACATGGAGCTGGAAGCAACAAGGCTTACATCCTCATATTCACatgtatggccaccagggcagtGCATTTAGAGCTGACAGCAAATTTGACAACAGAGGAGTTCCTACAAGCATTGAGACGCATGATGAATCGGCGTGGAAAGTGTTGTACCATCTACTCCGATAATGCAAAAACATTTGAGAGTGCAGCTTCATTGCTTTACCGTTTGTTCCACAACAATGCGAGAATCAAGGATAAACTCCGACTGGAAGGAATCGAGTGGAAGTTCATAACTCCTAGGGCTCCATGGCATGGAGGATTTTATGAACGACTTGTTGGAAGTGTAAAACGAGCTCTCTCAAAGATTCTCAGAAAGGCCAGCCTGACATTTACCGAGCTTCAGACCGTGCTCACTGATGCAGAAGCTCAAATCAATTCTCGACCCTTATCGGATATCTCGGCTGACAAGGAGGATCCTCTTCCATTAACCCCTGGTCACTTGATCATAGGAAGAAATCTGCAGTTGCTGCCATCTGTATACAAGCCAGAGTTGTCACTTGAAAGGAGATGGGCCTATCAACAGAGGATATCCAAACAGTTTTGGAAAAGGTGGACAAGTGAATACCTTGTGGAATTACAGCGCCGTTCAAAATGGACAGAGATACGAGATAATCTGCAAGAGGGAGACATCGTTCTAGTGGCGGAGGACAACATCAGAAAACTAGATGGGGCACTAGGACGTGTGATGGCCACACACCCAGGAAGAGACGGGTTGGTTAGGTCAGTCACAGTGAAAACCAAGAGAGGATTGATGAGAAGGCCTATTCAGAAGTTGCGTTTGTTGGAACCCGCAGAATAG
- the LOC135497691 gene encoding uncharacterized protein LOC135497691 produces the protein MEGGKRPTTSSSTSHSQKPEKKHTSTSYGKPSAYALNVNATSHPKAGQSKQKTQSRTPKCPVCQEAHLLYQCQTFKAMSVSDRIDKVKSLKLCFNCFASHYVKDCNSRHCQRCGKKHHTLIHYDREPELPEEEQVQGLRQKTEVPKSVGLVKAITGPKEILIQSTLARIESRGAISVARILFDTGSGVSFISNKMARKLDLRGPKVEAEFSLAGGNQMRLKTERVKFHLSSAIPNWKGEEFEIEAYTVDQPSMDLNCVRVDLSKLQHLQGLQIADTYPRESAEIDVMLGLEDTTNILLPVRKTGPPGMPTATKSHFGWVLSARHWDLEHLGILPNEVKHQATELETDALQQHLDNTKLVDGHYVTGLIRHPDWKDKSLESNRTLAEKRLEGLERRLQRDPDLGKAYQEQIQELVDKGRAEKVEELEKQAQAIWYLPHHPVVRMDKSTTKVRVVFDGSAKGPEGVSLNDTLFSGPALQPDPLAILLRFRKHKVALVADIEKMFLQIGMQTGDQDLQRFLWRDMDTSKKPDVYRLKTVTFGLKSSPFSSIKTVVVHALTQTKEYPKATDKITENIFVDDVLSGEDNNTAAASLAVDMKTVLKSGGFPLRKFVSNKPEALAGLEESDLACGIVVVTEEQFTTKTLGIKYIPKEDVLMFSFCETMENVPCETRRTVLQQLHRIYDPMGLLAPFTLVAKRLFQQSWMDRTDWDEKLSDELHQNWVRWKEQVSDLDQIKVQRCIVPESFTQSRFTLHGFGDACVAAYGGVVYVRVEDLPTGRVHTAVLCSKTRVSPLGKKRSLPELELMAALITSRLVNYVQREIKLEIEDVHCWTDSQVVLAWISKPAYTWQTFVANRVSEIQNLVPPRKWSHLPGKINPADLCSRGCSAESFVNSQLWW, from the exons ATGGAGGGGGGAAAGCGACCAACCACAAGTAGTAGTACTTCACACTCACAGAAACCAGAGAAAAAACATACTAGTACTAGTTATGGCAAGCCAAGTGCATATGCATTGAATGTCAATGCTACAAGTCACCCTAAAGCTGGACAATCAAAACAGAAGACGCAGAGTCGAACTCCCAAGTGCCCTGTATGCCAAGAAGCACATCTACTTTATCAGTGCCAGACCTTCAAAGCCATGAGTGTCAGTGATCGCATAGACAAGGTCAAgagtttaaaactttgttttaacTGCTTTGCTTCGCATTATGTCAAAGACTGTAATTCAAGACACTGTCAGAGATGTGGGAAGAAACATCATACCTTGATCCATTATGATCGTGAGCCAGAGCTACCGGAAGAAGAGCAAGTACAAGGTCTACGTCAAAAAACGGAGGTTCCCAAGAGTGTAGGACTTGTCAAGGCCATTACAGGTCCAAAGGAGATATTGATTCAATCCACTCTAGCAAGAATCGAATCACGAGGAGCAATTTCAGTAGCGAGAATCTTATTTGATACAGGCAGCGGTGTATCATTCATAAGTAACAAGATGGCAAGAAAACTGGACTTGCGAGGACCCAAGGTTGAGGCAGAATTTTCACTAGCCGGTGGTAACCAGATGAGATTGAAAACAGAGAGAGTTAAGTTTCATCTATCAAGCGCTATTCCTAATTGGAAAGGTGAGGAATTTGAGATAGAGGCCTACACAGTTGATCAGCCTAGCATGGACCTCAACTGCGTGAGAGTAGATTTGTCAAAGCTGCAACACTTACAGGGATTGCAGATAGCAGACACATACCCCCGTGAATCGGCTGAAATTGATGTTATGTTGGGGCTAGAGGATACCACAAACATCTTACTGCCTGTTAGAAAAACTGGACCACCAGGAATGCCAACTGCCACAAAGAGTCATTTTGGATGGGTACTTTCAG CCAGACATTGGGACCTAGAACACTTGGGAATATTACCTAATGAGGTCAAGCACCAAGCCACAGAATTGGAGACTGATGCATTGCAGCAGCATCTTGATAATACCAAACTCGTAGATGGTCATTACGTCACAGGTTTGATTCGCCATCCGGACTGGAAGGACAAGTCTTTAGAATCAAATCGAACCTTAGCAGAGAAACGTCTCGAGGGGTTGGAAAGAAGATTACAGAGGGACCCAGACTTGGGAAAGGCCTACCAAGAACAGATCCAAGAGTTAGTTGATAAAGGGCGTGCCGAGAAAGTTGAGGAATTGGAGAAACAAGCGCAAGCAATATGGTACTTGCCTCATCACCCTGTTGTTAGAATGGATAAATCAACCACAAAGGTGCGTGTTGTGTTTGACGGCTCCGCCAAAGGACCAGAGGGGGTGTCACTAAATGACACATTGTTTAGTGGACCAGCACTGCAGCCCGACCCACTTGCCATACTTTTGCGTTTCAGAAAACATAAAGTAGCGCTTGTAGCAGATATAGAGAAAATGTTTCTTCAAATCGGCATGCAAACTGGAGATCAAGATCTACAGAGATTCTTATGGCGTGACATGGACACTAGTAAAAAACCTGATGTTTACAGGTTGAAAACAGTAACATTTGGTCTGAAATCATCTCCATTTTCGAGTATCAAAACTGTAGTGGTCCATGCACTCACACAGACAAAGGAATACCCAAAGGCTACTGATAaaataacagaaaatattttcgtgGATGATGTACTGTCTGGAGAAGACAATAACACAGCAGCAGCAAGCTTAGCAGTAGACATGAAAACAGTCTTGAAATCTGGAGGATTCCCACTCAGGAAATTTGTGTCCAACAAACCAGAAGCTTTGGCTGGATTAGAGGAGTCAGATCTTGCCTGTGGTATAGTAGTCGTCACTGAGGAACAATTTACTACAAAAACGTTGGGGATCAAGTACATTCCTAAAGAGGACGTACTAATGTTTTCCTTTTGCGAGACGATGGAAAATGTACCCTGTGAAACTCGTAGGACTGTTTTACAACAACTTCATCGAATTTACGACCCGATGGGTTTGTTAGCACCGTTCACTTTGGTAGCCAAGCGGCTATTCCAACAGTCCTGGATGGATCGTACTGACTGGGATGAGAAGTTATCTGATGAACTTCATCAGAACTGGGTACGTTGGAAGGAGCAAGTTTCTGATCTGGATCAGATAAAGGTCCAGCGATGTATAGTTCCTGAGAGCTTCACTCAATCTAGATTCACACTGCATGGTTTCGGTGATGCGTGTGTAGCAGCATATGGAGGAGTAGTTTACGTCAGGGTTGAGGACTTGCCAACAGGGAGAGTGCACACAGCTGTACTGTGCTCTAAAACTAGAGTGTCACCACTTGGAAAGAAGAGAAGCTTACCAGAGCTAGAGCTCATGGCTGCGCTAATCACATCACGCTTGGTAAACTACGTTCAACGTGAAATCAAGTTGGAAATAGAGGATGTACACTGCTGGACTGACTCACAAGTAGTACTTGCCTGGATTAGCAAACCTGCCTACACTTGGCAGACGTTCGTTGCCAATCGCGTGAGTGAGATACAGAATCTAGTACCACCTAGGAAGTGGAGTCATTTGCCAGGGAAAATTAACCCCGCTGATCTATGCTCGAGAGGATGTTCTGCTGAAAGCTTTGTTAACTCGCAACTCTGGTGGTGA
- the LOC135497693 gene encoding uncharacterized protein LOC135497693: MKTFLHYLASGGSHRQVGYAVGYAKPTAILHVTEVSDFFFDIAARHISFPEQDEFDQLAQPLVDIDGVERQVILFIDGVIVKIQKPDRAGDAYYCGRPGKCCDSINVQYVVDRFGRVRHVISGVPGSTHDKTAAEWSRELFDFLDQLPEEYVMLGDPAYRNLHRSVLITFTGNNLRQEQLDFNNRCTRLRQIVERSIGCTELIWRINQLKENRYAAKYGPVFPSKCTVATCVLHNLYTNFLA; this comes from the coding sequence ATGAAAACTTTTCTGCACTACCTCGCTTCAGGAGGCTCTCACAGACAGGTCGGTTATGCTGTTGGTTATGCTAAGCCAACTGCAATATTACATGTGACTGAGGTTTCTGACTTTTTCTTTGACATAGCTGCGCGTCATATTTCATTCCCTGAGCAGGATGAGTTTGATCAACTGGCCCAGCCTCTGGTTGATATCGACGGAGTTGAGCGACAAGTGATTCTTTTCATAGACGGCGTTATTGTGAAAATCCAAAAGCCTGATAGGGCTGGTGATGCGTATTACTGTGGGAGGCCGGGGAAATGTTGCGACTCCATCAACGTGCAGTACGTTGTAGATCGATTTGGCAGGGTAAGACACGTTATAAGCGGAGTACCTGGATCGACGCACGACAAAACAGCGGCCGAGTGGTCTCGAGAATTGTTCGACTTCCTTGATCAACTTCCAGAGGAGTATGTTATGCTTGGTGATCCTGCCTACAGGAACCTGCACCGATCTGTGCTGATTACTTTTACTGGAAATAATCTTCGACAGGAACAACTAGATTTTAACAACAGATGCACTCGACTCCGTCAAATAGTTGAGAGGTCTATCGGATGTACTGAACTGATATGGAGGATCAATCAGCTAAAAGAGAATAGGTACGCTGCGAAATATGGCCctgtttttccatcaaaatgcaCTGTAGCAACATGCGTGTTACACAACCTTTACACCAATTTCTTGGCTTGA